The sequence ATTTCCGATGGCTTACAAGAAAATCTTGTATGAATGCACGTACAGGAGAGGTGAGGGTGATGCAAAGAATTACATATGTACTGTGGCTGGTCGCCATAGCAACCTTCCACAGAAAtatgatatagatatatataatatatattgtagatatatattatacatatatgtacacatgtataccacacacccactcacacatacacacacgcacttTGGACCAACATCATTTTCAGGTTCAGGAAATAGAGAAGAAGAATTTCTGTGACAACTCATTTTTGCAGGTATGCACTGGAGGTTTGAGAACCTTAAAATGCTgttgctacattttttttcctcccaattcaGAAAGCAAAGTGTTACCATAGCAACGGGACTATGTTAAAGATGTCTATTTTGCATAGCACATAAAAAGTAGGTTTCCTGTTTACTCGTTTCTTTTCCCAGAAGGGAGGgggcgaggggaggggagggggaaggaaggggcttAGGCTGAACTTTCAGCTGAAACCCCCTCGATGTGACCCCGTGGATTCTAGCGAACACTTCAGCCCATAAGGCAAGGGAAAACACAGCACGGAAAATAAATGCCGGCACATCTCATCACTGTCAGATACATGACGCAGTAACACCGATTTCCTGGTATTGGGGCTTGCATTTCCTAATCTACAGTTACGTGAGATGCCTTCAGAGGACTTggttatttttgtatttgctcccattattgttatttttggaaTGATGTTTTTCCCAGAAGTAGCtgtccgatttttttttttttttaaagcactgagcGTTGGGACCACTTAATTGCCACAAATGAATTTCACATCTTCTGGTGTGGATTGTGTGCAATCTTACAATATATATTAGTAAAAATCTTTCACTTTATATCCCTTGTGTTCTATATACCTATTATAAATACACCctatcttcctcctcccccagacaTCATAATTTATTTCGGCCCTTCAGGACTCTAAGAGGTTGACCACGTGTGTTCACCTTGACCCAGAGCCCCAGGCTGCAGCCTCAGTCGGTACCTCACAGCCCAGACAGGGACAGCACCGCAGTAAACCAAAGTGTGGAAAGGCTcaaggggagggggcggcggggaaggggccctgggggagggtggCTCTGACCTACCTTTTATATATATGAGAATTCTTTCATAACGTCAATGATGATGGAATTACAGCCTGCGTGACCTTTGGCTTTTCAACTTCTAGGTCAGATTTGGCTCTCTGCTATTCTCCTAAACGCTCTCCCTGTGTTTCATAAAATGTGATAAGTATAGCAGCTGAGTCTGCTTTAAACATCATCCAAAGCAGACCGACTTTCCTACAGCCTCGGAGCACCTTATTGCCAGTACCACAACAGTCCTGCCGGAATCCATCAGGAGCCGCCTCGTCCCCTCCCTCCAAGCCTGTGCCTCTACCAACAATGCCCCTTTGTTCCCCCCAGCCTAGAGGGACTGTGTCTTTTTTCCTGTGCATTGCTACTGGAGAAGAGTGAATTCCTTCAAATGCACCCTGATCTACTGTGTGTGTCCTTGTGTCTCCTACttgcctcttaaaaaaaaatctcagcagaaCCAAAGCGCTGTGCTATCTCATTGGGGTTGCCCTTCCCAACGCCGTTTCGGAGGCAGCAGCACCCAGCTGCATTTGCAGACAGCCCTCTCCCCGGCCCCTCCTTCGGTGAACTCCTCCTCTTCCGCGGCGGACAGCCTAGCGTCTGGCTGGAAGGCTCCTGCTTAGCCAAGGCGACCGCTCTCAGTGTGGGACCCGTTCGACTGGAGCGGTTGCTGCAAACGGATGGACTCGGAGATGCCAAACGGTAGTGTTCCATGAGTGATGCAGACAGCGTGTGGCGTGAGAGGACATCTATGGGAAGGCCTGCGGAGCCCTGGACAACAGGAGTGTGCGCAACGGTGAGGACTAAAAGCTGGCGCTCTCCCAAAGCCTCACGCAGCCAGAGTCCGTGCGACAAGGCAAGTCCGGGGTGCGGCTtgcgggggaggggagccacacccgaggcaaaGGACGGCATCTCCGGGCCAAAGCGacccggggggcagggggcggggagggtccCCCGGGGGTCCCCCGCGCCCAGGATGCTCACGGCTCTCGCTCCTGCCCACCTACCGCTCTGTCTTCCCATGGCTCCTGCGGAGGCCTGAGCGCCCTGGTAcccagaggaggagaggggccgGGCGCGCGCCGCAGTCCCGACCGGCTTCTTCGGCGCGAGTCTTCCACCTGCCGGGGCGCATCCGTCGTCACCGCGGCCGAAACGCTACAGACTAGTAAGCTGTCCGATTCCACGGGGCTCTTCGGAGAAGGAGGgtacccccgccccgccccgccccgctgtGCATCAGTCCGTTGCAGACACAGGGGGCATTCGACCCTCCGTAGGCGGCAGCGGGACAGTAAGTTTCCTCCGGGAAAGCGAAGGCACCGCCGAGGCTCAGACCTTGTAGTAAATGTTCGCCGGGCTCTGCGGGGGCATCTCCTGGACTATGTACACCGGGTGCCCGTAGTCCCCGCTGACCTTCTCGTAGTGGGGGCAGAAGACACTGTCTGCAGTCCTCAGCGGGATGATAATGTCACTGGGCTCCGAGCCGTTGTTGTTGCCGCCGCGCTTGGGCGTGGCCAGCGTGCTGAGCGACAGCGTGGCCGTGTGCTGCGGCGAGTGCTTGCGGTGTCTCCGCCGGTACTTGAGCAGCAGGACCACCAGcgtgatgatgatgacgatgaagATGATGCATCCTGAAGCAATCCCTGCGAATAAGGCCACTTCGGAACCGAGGATATTGTTCCCAGAATGTCCGGCGCTGTTGCCGTCTGTGCTGGAACCTGCAGGGGGTGGGAAAGAGGAGCCAGGAGAGTCATCGCTGTCCCCAGGGCTGGCAGGATGCTGGCGGGGGCCCTCCGAGCGCGGAGACTCAGCTGGGTCGTCAACGACTTCCCTGGCAGCTAGAGTCTAGCAAACCGATTACCTCGCTTAGTAGCTAAAGGCAGGGATtaattaggaggctgggattaacagatacacactaccacACAGAGAACAGATAACCAaccaggacctgctgtatagcacagggaactacatttaaTATCTCGTAGTAagctatgagggaaaagaatctgagaaagaatatctgtgtgtgtgtgtgtgtgtataactgaatcactgtgctggacacgtgaaattaacacaacattgtaaagcagcTGTACctcaattaaacaaacaaacaaacaaaaaaagctcaaCGCAATGGCAGAAGCCAGCAGTCAGGGAAATGGGACTCCAGGTGGAACTTAGATGCTGTTCCCAGACcccatctcttcctttccctACATCCTCATCCATCAGCAGCGTGGACAGGCTGTGACAGCCAGCCATCGATCCTGCCCCATCTCAACCCTTGTCAGCCAGCCTGTGGCCCGCCACccggggagaggaggaaaggaagctgCAGCTTCTCTAAGTCCGTGTTTGCTGCCCAGGCCACACTGCTCTTGCGCCTTCCTCCACCCATGGTGGCTTCATGGGGAATCTCTGCCCTACCTGCCTTTAGAGACAAGCCCTGCCTCTCGGAGGAGCGAGGAGTGAGCGGCTGGAGAAGGCGCGGGGAGGGATGGAGCCTGGGAAAATGCTCCACCCGCAACTCATTTGTATTATTTGATTTACGCTTAAAATATATCTGGAAGGCAGCAGAAACTCTCACACAGAACAGACTGCCAACCCAAATGTTAAGCACTAAAAAATTGCCTGGCATCATTAtattatccatttatcagtttgTCATAAGAATTTGACACATCTTGTCATTGAAAGTTAGAAATAACAACTTCCCTCCTTGACGCCTGGAAAGAGATAGAATATTGCTACAGATGCTAAATTCGCACGACTACCGAGGCAGGAACCTCGGATCCCTAATACAGAACTGCTGACGTCTGCTCAGCAGCCACCATATAAAAAATTCATTCGTATGGTAACAAATACATAGCTATTTGTTCCAAGACTGCTAAAAAATGAAGTCAAGGGACAGCCAATTTTATCCGGTATACTAAACTTCTGCCGGGAATCCATTTAATACTTTATCTTAGgtggaaaatgtgaaaaagaacttTTGACTAAACTACCTGAAAAGCGTGGCCTTATGCAATACTTTCAGATGTTACCGTCTTAAATGTAGGAGAGGATCAATCAGGTTCTTTGTGGATAAGATATAATTAGGTGAGGCATTAAAAGCTTAATTACATATACATTAACACCGGCTTAAAGCCAGTGCTGCAACCAGCATGATAAAGGGGCAGCCGATGAAAACCACTTTGACGTGAAAGACCAGTGCTAACCACCGGCACGTACGTCAAATGAATTCTACTCTTTTGAATGGAAGACTTTTGTGGGAATGAGCTATTTTGTTCTCATTGAGTAATTAATAACAATTAACCGAGAGCAATGATTAGCGACTGCGGTACTCCAAGTTCATCGTCCTGGTAGAGAAGTACTTGGATTCTGTCCTACCCCCGTGATGCTCGCCGGGCGgtacacacacgcgcgcgcgcacggATCATGCTGCTATACCTGGATTTGGTTTGACAAAGGGGCTTGTTGTTGAACTTCTTCCATTTGTACCAGCTTCTAGTTCTGGACGTCGTGTTGGCTCATTATGCCTGGTTGACCCAGCGGAACTTGCATCTATATGGAAAACAAGCGATTACTTTACGGCACAGATATCTGATGGGATCTAGCTTTAGGAGCTAGATCTATGTCTCAAGAGGCACGAATAGCAATGCACATAAGATTCGCTATGCAAAGCACTGTGAGATGCAagaatataattttccttttacaaCAAAACGGTTCTACTAGTTATTTCAGAGGTTTAGATTGTGAGGCCATCTGTGGAAACTATAGGGATTCTTGAATTTGGCAGGCAGAGCATGGCAGATGACATTTCAATTTAACTGAGCAAGTTGACTGACTACTATCCCAAATTCTAATCAGAAGAATAATTCTTTCTGCACGAGAGGTCCTCGCTATGTGAAAAGGCTCAATGAACACACGTCTTCCATAGTCAAGAGGCAGAAATGGGCCACATGGCAGAAACTGCGTTTGCATTCTGGATATTTTAATTGTGAACCAAAGAGTTAAGGAAGCATAGAGCTGTAGATACATACATGGCAATACATGGTCCCTGGCGACCTCAACTTTTTAGAAGTATCTCCAAGGAGAGAAGTGGGTAATGCCAACATGAGGAAATCTGTCAGTGGCTCAAGGTGTGGAGAGAGATTTGCTTGGAAACTAAGGTGAAGAGTGAGTGGAGGCGCGGGTGGGCAGCACCGACGCCATCCTAGCGGGGCTCAACCAGCTCACAGTGGCTTCGTGAAACAGCAGGTGATCTTTACCTTGTCCAACTTTCATGAGGATCTTCATGGCTCTTGTCTGGCACACCCCTCCCTCCTGGTTATCCAGGCCCTCCAAAGACCCATTTGATGTAGCtgattgaaaataaaatggacaaaacaaaaaaataaagaaaaaatcaggaaatCAATAAGCCAAGTTTACATGAACATGAAATGCCTGAAAACAATTCGAAAAATAAGAATTCACTCTTAGTCACAAGTCGTCTGAACGTATGGGATGCTGAAAGgcaaaacgaaagaaagaaagaaagaaggaacgaTGAGGACTGTCTACACTGCTGCACACGGGGGTCTGGTTCCCCCGTACTCTCGCCTCCCTTCATAATCAATGGATCGTGTAGGGACAGCATCTTCCAAAAGCTGACTATTTTGGAGTGAACCCCCAATGAGCAAAATAGTAAATACGGTCATTTCAAAATGTGGTAATCAGCACACAGCACCTGCTTCCTCTACTAGAGATTTCCTGCTCCGGGAACAATTACCTTGATGCGCCCTGTTTGTCAAGCGTCCAACTTCTGTAAACACTAAGACGGGAGACTCCCACGCCTCTTTCTTCCCTCAGCCTTACTTGAGTTTCAGAGCTTGTACTAGAAGTCAAGGCTTCAAATTCTAAAGTTTTCTGCCATCCTTTTGGTACCTGACCCAAAAGAACGGCCCACCAACATCGACCTTGGCCAAACCCTTCCACCAAGCTCCCAGGTGCAGCTCATCTCTGGATACATGGAGGCCCCACACGGGCCCATTGGTCTGTAGCTTAAGGGCACCAGCTTGATTCTCTTCCCAcctcaagggggagggggaggaaggacagCCATCGGACCATTTTCAGTGCctgtttttaaagttaatttgtaaattaatttttaaaaaatttggctacacccatggcaggtggacgttccagggctagggactgaacctgtgctacagcacaGCCCTAGCcccagcagtgacaccaccagatcctcaacctgccgagccaccagggaactccctggcatctGTGTTTTTAAACAGCCTATGCGCCATGCTATTTATCTCTTTAGGATGGTGAATTTGTTGAAGAACATTGTAACTCAAGCTGTACAAAGATAGGCTGCCAGGGACCTTGCTAAGCGACAGGACTGAAGTCACAGGTCAGATCCCAGAAGAGAAAAGGAGCTGGAGTTGGACATTTTCACTCTCCACAGTTCAGGGGGCAGCGAACACAAGTGTTTCATACACAACCTGCCATGTAAATGCTTCTCTACTTGGATTACCAAAGTCTGTCTACTAACTTACTAACTCTatatactctttatttttttattttttattttttttgctttttagggctgcacgcacgggcatatggaggttcccaggctatgggtcaaatgggagctacagctgccggcctatgccacaggcacggccatgcctgatctgagccgattctgcgatctacaccacagctcacagcaacgccagatccttaacccactgagcgaggccagggatcaaacccccatcttcatggatactagtcaggttcattactgctgagccacaaagggcactCCCTAACTCTATACTCTCAAAAGCGCTGAAAGAGGGACAGACTTTGTGGTAAAATCAATCCAAagatattctttgttttctttttttttggctgtgcccacggcatgcagaagtttccaggccagggactgaactggtgctacagcaatgacctgagccacagcagtgacagtgctggatcctcgatccactaggccaccaggggtcTCCCCAAAGACCTCCTTTTAATGGGCTATTTGTTTTCCACAGCAGACAAGTTGGATATGCTCACATAGAAATACCTGGACGCGCACGTGTGGATGGATAGTTTTCTTAGCTGGGAACAAGGCCGGGGTCGACCGACTTTGTGCTCTTGAGCTACTTCTACtttcactgttttcctttgcAACAACGGCTGCCTCTCGTGCATCTAAATCTCTCTTCGCTTATCTGAGTGTTTCCGCCAAGTCCAGTCTCACAATCATATCTCACTCTTCTGTTCTTGCTGACCCTGAGTTTCTCCTGGGAAACTGGGCAAAAATGGccctactactttttttttttttttaaggtaaaaagcAGATAATATCCCTCTTGTAGATAGTTGGGAAAACGTTTGGCAGATAAGTTGGGACAAATTCTCAAGCACTTCGCATGCTCTGTGACTCTAAAAAGATATCATCCTTTTCCCCCATTTCCATCCTGTCTCCCTTTTGTTTCCTCCAAACACGTGCCTAAATGTCAAAGTGTCCTTTTCTTCTAAAGGTTTAGAACAGTATGGCTAGTTCACAAGCAGGCACTTTTTCTGGGCAATTTCAGAAGACTGCTGTCATCCTCACTTAGTTACTTAGTGGTTTCTCAACATTTAGGCTATGtttttacatagaaaaaaaggtgaaagctGATGTCTTTATTGGGCTGAGCATTTCAGAGGTTTAGTTGATTTAATTCATGTGGAatctgtatcttttctaattcatATACCCATAAATGCACCCAAATGCAAAGTTAAAAGACTTTCTTTTGCTAAAAGTTTAACGCTAAGCTGACAAATGAGGGAAATAAGATCTGAAGGGTAGTTCACAGGGGGGagcagagatggggagggaggaatatagatttatttattttaccccTAAGGTTACAAGATCAAAGATTcaggttgaaagaaaaaaataaaataaatgaatatgaaaaaggacAGACAAAGCATGGCAGAGAAGAGTCGGTGGTAAATATACTTCAGAACTGCACCCGCAGAGGCAGAAACTACAGACAACTTCTACTTTGTCAGCTGGGAAGCACAAGAGGTGCAGGGAAGTCGagtgatttcttcttcttttgatttttatttgtaggtcAATGCCTTTTCTGAATACCAATGCCTTCGTGGAGAGCTCCCTTTGGTTGACTCAAAATGATGTCTGAAGAACCCCCCAAATGTAAAGAACTCTAAAAGAATTCCAATTAAATTGCAATCTATAATTTAACATCCCACACAGACTACACATGGTAGGAATAAAACTGTGTAGCAGGAGAATGAAACAGCTTTGCATCTTTAGCAGTTGACATCTTTTTATTCCTTGGGGAGGAAAAACCCCTCAAGCCCTGGAGATGCAAAGGGAAAATCTTAGAGGCTGCCTTTGCCTGGTTCTTGGCGGCAGAGGTCACTGGCAGTACGGGGGAGGGTGGGGTGAAGGGGGCAGGCTGGCCAAGAGGCAGAACCTGGTGCAGAAGCTTCTTCTGCTCAATTCTGGACTCGGACTCTTTCCACTCTAAGTCATCTTGGAAGTTGCAAAGGTGACTGGACGATATCGAGAAATTTAATACCTGTCTGTTTAAAAGGGGGCTAAACTCTAAAATACAGTCAGATGTTCCGCCAAGAAAGATTTGTGCCCTGAGTTAAGAAAGATGTAATGAAGCCATCAGGGAAAGCCCTGTTTTAAGGCATCAGTACTGATGGAAACCTCAGAAGGTGCACGTCATGGCAAGTTTAATTACAAATGAACTCAGAGTCCCTTCGACTTATTTCATATTTGATCCCAGAGTAAAAACTAACATCTCTCTTCCCCACGACCCTGAGCAGTGGCGCCGCCCAAAGTGTCCCGTCCTGATGGCACCTCTGCCCTGGCACCGAACTCTGAAATAAAGCCTCAAGACTAATATTCTGCTTTCTGCTGCAACGGCTCGTCATCAACCAGTTTTAAAAGCCTTAGTGGCAGACTCTGAAATACAACAAGAAATGGCTATTGCTTGGGGATAAAATCTACTTCCACTTCCGCAGACCGTTTTGCACTTATTCCTAGTGTTGATTTGCATGTATTGAGAGTTTTTAACttggagaaaaagtaaaaataaacagctACCTTAGTCTACTTCGTTTTTCTTGTCTCTCTCTACCAGCATCGGCTAAGGCCACCACAATCCTACTATTACTGTACTAAATGGATCAAATGGCATTTAATCacttagaaaagaaaagatcattgTTATATCTAAGAGTTTCAGTGCccagacattctttttttaagccccggggaaaaaaaaccagactttataaaattaaaaattactagaAAAGTATCTCCATTGAGTTAGAAAATAGGTTTGATAAAGATATATGGGCATTTTACAGCCTGctcttaaaagcttttgcttcAGGGTTCTAACTGCATGTGATCAGTGTATTGCAATCACTAGACTGTTCCCTCAGGGCCGGACTTTAAGTGGGTGGAGATCActgctcagccaaaaaaaaaaaaaaaaaaagaccctgaattcaCACTGCCTAAAAGTTCTCCCCACATCTGGAAACTGCTCTGCCAGCACCTAGGCTTTCCCAGGTATTTGCACATGAATTTATCCGCAGGTCTCACTTGCTGACAATCTGAGTAGAAGAAGGGAGAAGCAGTGGGCACAGCTGACTGAGAGGGCAGGAATATTTAGGGCTGTGGCTTTCAGACGGCGCCCACGGAGAGGAAGTCCTGTGGCATTTTAACACGTGTTCATGTGACCACTACTGCACTGCGCCccccggggggcggggaggctccCACCCCGGATGGTGGCTGTGTCGGTTTCAGTGGATCGCTTTGGTAATCAGATGGAGAATCCCACTGCGGGGTTTGTGCCCATAGATGGGTCTCATGCACGAAGAGGTGAGGAATGAGGCAGCACCTGGAAGAATGCAACAAAAACCCTAAGTGCGTCACTATGAAGGAACAGTCTTAGGTTATGATGGGAAGAATGAAACAGCAATATATGCTCACACTGCAGAGGctatttcaaactattttaacATGTAGCTTATTGGGATGGGGCcgggatgtgggggaggggattGAGGGACGCTTGAAACCAATTATTTTTTATCAGCTTCATCAAAGAGGCCCACCAAAGAGAGCCAGATAATGAGTGTATAAGGTCAGGAAAACCAGAGTTCAGTTTTCCACTAAGAGTAaaacccctggagttccctggtggctcagcaagttaaggatctggcattgtcactgcagcggctcaggttgctgctgtggcacaggtttgatccctggcttgggaacttccacatgccgtgggcacaggcgaaaaaaaaaaaaaaaaaaagaaaagaaaagaaagaaaaagctgcaCAAGACATCATTTGCTCTtatttccataggaaaaaaagagcattttacaAAAATCCTCTATCAACGTCATCTTCGGGCACAATTCTCCTCCGcctgctaattcttttttttttttttttttaagggccccatgtgcagcatatggaagttcccaggctaggggtcaaagtggagctgccgctgaggcctacaccacagccacggcagtgctaGAACTgtgctgcatttgtgacctatgccacaacttgcaacaccggatccttaacccactgggcaaggccggggatgtcaaactcatcctcatggacactatgttggcttcttaactggctgaaccaaaatgggaactctttttttttttccccagccctgCTAATTCCAATTTCTTAGGCCAGCCTATCTGCACATCAGCCAACTCAACTCAAGAACTAAAAGACTAGAAGCCAATTACCTGGCAAACTGAGGTGCTACAAGGGGCAGAACCAAGTAAGAAATACGAAAAGCAAAGCCATGACGTAAGAATAAACATGACACATCAATTAGGTTATGCTTTTCTTCTAGCGCTGTTGGCAGATCTTTGAgtatctaaaggaaaaaaaaaaacgaacgAGATACATATGCTGAAAACCAGAAGCTGATAAAAATATAAGCACTTAACTTGAACATACAACCCAGGAAGCTAAACTCTACCCACTTAACACTCAGACAtgaattcaaattcaaaatattcAGAATACGTACTGCAGGAACAGGGGCTCCATTTCTGGAACTGGTTGTAGTTTAATGCCTAGGGGTACCAGGTTATCCTTTAAGATATCAACATAGGAGAAAAAGTCTAAACAGGGAAATGACAAAAAACCACTGAAGCccccaaataaatgtttttctttaataaaaacttgGGAAGCAAAAACATCTCCATCATGTgccacaagaaaggaaaaaaaaaatcacttctaacTTCCTCCTTTGTGTGTGCTTTTCACTATGGATTTATAGAAGAAAGGACGAATCTACCATTACGATTTTCCAAAGGCCATGCTGTTTTTGCTTGGTGTAATACCAAAGAAGGTTCGGCATTATTTCACGTCAGGTGGCATTTCATCCCAGAATGCCTGATCTTAATGCAAAAGTTTTATGTAAGTGCTTCCTCAAGTGGTCTCACTtcgaaggaagaaaaatacaaaaggaagagATAGGATGTGTGTGTTTTTCACCCAAGAAAAGTCTGTGCCAGTACTCTGGGAAGAATCACCTGAACTAGAACCACATTACTCTGGACGTGCTTGGGAATTCTCAAGCAGTAAATCAGTCACTACGAGGTAATAACTGGCTTAGCTCCAGTGACTTCTATACAACACAATTAATTAGTTTCTCTGCTAGACAGAATGATTTAGAAAAACGAATTAAAAACCAGAGTCACAATTTAGCCCTTCCTCCCATAATCTATTAAAATATGAGATACCAGGTATCTAGTATAAGTGGATGGTCTTGAATAAAATGGTACAATTGTCATCCCTCgatttcgtttttatttttaaatgtatatatatttttaatggctgccctgggggcatatggaagtttccaagcctgGGATCAAATTCATGtctcctgagccactgcagtcagatttttaacccactgcgccacagtgggaactcctttcctcaattttattttattttattttatttttttgtctttttgctatttcttgggccgctcctgcggcatatggaggttcccaggctaggggtcgaatcggagctgtagccactggcctacgccagagccacagcaacgcaggatccgagccgtgtctgcaacctacaccacagctcacggtaacgctggatcattaacccactgagcaagggcagggaccgaacccgcaacctcatggttcctagttggattcgttaaccactgcgccacgacgggaactcccctttcctcaATTTTAAATGTTCACTGGGACACTGCTGACATCTcagaaataagagttttaaaaacGTAAACACCTTTGAAACCATTTAGTAAACTGCTCTGGTTTGTGTGTTCACTAGAAAGAGTGAATGACCTATTACTTTGCCACTTGATAATACTCTTTGGGGAAGAGGGAGGTACCAAGATACTGTGCCGAACTGTCTACAGGTGCCAAATATGTTTTCATATCTCCCGTCTCCTGTCACATGAGACTTGGACGTTGATGGAGGTCAGTCTATTGAGAGAGCAGTCAAAATATAAAGTGATAAATACCACCTCCAGCACATAAGAGATTTTATCACAGCTCACTCATAAAatcttttcaccattaagaagtGTATACGAAGATCAAGTTGGTGACAATCTCTGAAGATGCTAAGAACCATGGTTACCTTTGATGAGACAGTCCTGGAAAATCACTGGCCACATACAACCAGAGTGAAAAAgatgggagaaggaaaaggagtgtgtgtgtgtgtgcacagcaGGGACTACGTCAATAACAGAAATACTTCCAGACTCTGCAGGTGTACTGCCACTTTCCTGAGAAAGATCAAACAGTCCTAGTAATAAATCATTTGCCCCCTCTTTTTGCAAGAGACATGCTTAGACACGTGAGATCACTTATGAGTGGCTTACTTTATTTCCCCTCAAAATATTGCTCGTCACACCTTGATGTCTTGATTTTTCATAAATTCTGTGGCGGGAAAAACATCTCTAAGTCTAAAATTTTATGACTAAAAGTTATGATGACTTATACAGGTAGAATCTCTCattaggcaaaaaaagaaaaaaaagtgcaacaaGACTTCATAAAAAAGCTTTACATCTAGTGTGCTTTAAGGGAGTTTTATCTTATCGTCACCGTGATTCGGAATTCACATCTGAGAATGTGGTGGTCAATGGTAATCGAATAATTACCTATAAAGGTAATCATTGAGAGTCAACCTTAATAAGGGCCAAAACTTCCTAAGAAAGAGGAATTGTGTTTCAAAAATAGGGACCATGATCACATCAGTATAATAACCAAACTCGCactaaaaacaagacaaaacaaaaatgtcagaATTCTAAAGATAAAACATAATTCCCTATTGTCCATTTCCGCTTTACTTaagctttccaattttttttaaaacatgagacTTCCTGGGCAAGAGATGGTGATAATATCTAATACAAATATTCTG is a genomic window of Phacochoerus africanus isolate WHEZ1 chromosome 13, ROS_Pafr_v1, whole genome shotgun sequence containing:
- the EFNB2 gene encoding ephrin-B2; translation: MAARRDSVWKYCWGVLMVLCRTAISRSIVLEPIYWNSSNSKFLPGQGLVLYPQIGDKLDIICPKVDSKTVGQYEYYKVYMVDKDQADRCTIKKENTPLLNCARPDQDVKFTIKFQEFSPNLWGLEFQKNRDYYIISTSNGSLEGLDNQEGGVCQTRAMKILMKVGQDASSAGSTRHNEPTRRPELEAGTNGRSSTTSPFVKPNPGSSTDGNSAGHSGNNILGSEVALFAGIASGCIIFIVIIITLVVLLLKYRRRHRKHSPQHTATLSLSTLATPKRGGNNNGSEPSDIIIPLRTADSVFCPHYEKVSGDYGHPVYIVQEMPPQSPANIYYKV